Proteins encoded together in one Actinomycetota bacterium window:
- a CDS encoding DUF1667 domain-containing protein produces MSPRETVICIGCPLGCRVTAVIDRGGMVTALKGAECKQGQKYVLEELRNPVRTLTATVRTEDEACPLLPVRTSRPVLKVLMKPIMRETAKVKVVAPVKAGDVILKNVLKSKADLVATADWPARVGEEG; encoded by the coding sequence ATGTCCCCCCGCGAGACGGTCATCTGCATCGGTTGCCCGCTGGGATGCCGCGTCACGGCGGTGATCGACCGCGGAGGCATGGTGACCGCCCTGAAGGGCGCGGAGTGCAAGCAGGGGCAGAAGTACGTCCTGGAGGAGCTGCGCAACCCCGTGCGCACCCTCACCGCCACCGTGCGTACCGAGGACGAGGCCTGTCCCCTGCTGCCGGTGCGGACCTCCCGCCCCGTCCTCAAGGTGCTCATGAAGCCCATCATGCGCGAGACGGCGAAGGTCAAGGTGGTGGCGCCCGTGAAGGCGGGGGACGTCATCCTGAAGAACGTGCTCAAATCCAAGGCCGACCTGGTAGCCACCGCGGACTGGCCGGCGCGTGTGGGAGAGGAGGGATAA
- a CDS encoding SDR family NAD(P)-dependent oxidoreductase produces MNSKKRPNDLSEKVVLITGGASGIGFAVAESFAARGAIPVLVDINGDSLEGALAALRENGRRAHAFRADVTSVGDLRRITGELEATGLVPDILVNCAGITLIAHVTATDHEEWKRIIDVNLMGTVNTLEVFLPAMVKRGSGHIVNIGSIDGIIPIPGQSAYCASKFAVTGLTEVLYYDLRESGVGVTLVCPGYVKTPLANTSTIKDLPLHFRGARLLERFLLSLGASPRKVAERIVDAVARDRFLVIPGFPSRMIYHYRRLFPRLATRSGLWVARFFAWWRKKLPRRALQSV; encoded by the coding sequence GTGAATTCTAAGAAGAGACCGAACGACCTGAGTGAAAAGGTCGTGCTGATCACGGGAGGAGCGAGCGGCATCGGTTTCGCCGTCGCGGAGAGTTTCGCCGCCAGGGGAGCGATACCCGTCCTCGTGGACATCAACGGGGACAGCCTGGAGGGAGCGCTTGCGGCATTGCGGGAGAACGGCCGCCGGGCCCATGCCTTCCGCGCGGACGTAACCTCCGTCGGTGACCTGCGCCGTATCACCGGCGAACTCGAGGCCACAGGCCTCGTGCCGGACATCCTGGTGAACTGCGCGGGCATCACCCTCATCGCCCACGTCACCGCCACCGACCACGAGGAGTGGAAGCGCATCATCGACGTCAATCTCATGGGCACCGTCAATACCCTGGAGGTCTTTCTCCCCGCCATGGTCAAAAGGGGTTCGGGACACATCGTCAACATCGGCTCCATCGACGGCATCATCCCCATCCCCGGCCAGTCCGCCTACTGCGCGAGCAAGTTCGCCGTCACCGGCCTTACGGAAGTCCTCTACTACGACCTCAGGGAGAGCGGCGTCGGGGTGACCCTGGTGTGTCCGGGATACGTGAAGACCCCCCTGGCCAACACCTCGACCATCAAGGACCTGCCCCTGCACTTCAGGGGAGCGCGGCTGCTGGAGAGATTCCTTCTGAGCCTCGGCGCATCGCCGCGCAAGGTGGCAGAGCGCATCGTGGACGCCGTGGCCCGCGACCGTTTCCTGGTCATCCCCGGTTTTCCCTCGCGGATGATCTATCACTACCGGCGACTGTTCCCCCGCTTGGCGACGCGCTCCGGCCTGTGGGTGGCGAGGTTCTTCGCCTGGTGGCGGAAGAAGCTGCCCCGGCGGGCGCTGCAGTCGGTCTGA
- a CDS encoding heme-binding protein yields the protein MANGNEIDVVTLYLARKGLQAAERMAEDLIGWPCSIVVVDKAGAVIAAHRMEGAPPATFDIGVEKAWTAATFLAPTLMLGRMTDPRTAVMPLDQLPLGHHGMGLQFKHKGRLTTIMGGIPIRDKEMAVIGGVGTSGTPSAQDDNTVSQRCWSAMYDAEDPPLESRLDKYVKLVEAAMARAEEMGLAVSVCLSDAEGWPRVLYRMDGAPYPTAELARDKAWTAAAFRAPSSEVTRYGVRDLPGLGIPTAGWNERLCPVPGGLPIFDAEGALTGAIGVAGGTPSQDVRIARAAAVSA from the coding sequence ATGGCCAACGGCAACGAGATAGACGTGGTCACCCTCTACCTGGCGCGCAAAGGCCTGCAGGCGGCGGAGCGCATGGCCGAGGACCTCATCGGCTGGCCCTGCAGCATCGTGGTGGTGGACAAGGCGGGTGCGGTGATCGCGGCGCACCGCATGGAAGGAGCCCCGCCGGCCACCTTCGACATCGGGGTGGAGAAGGCCTGGACCGCGGCCACCTTCCTCGCCCCCACCCTCATGCTGGGCCGCATGACCGACCCCCGCACCGCGGTCATGCCCCTGGACCAGCTCCCCCTCGGGCACCACGGCATGGGGCTGCAGTTCAAGCACAAGGGGAGGCTGACCACCATCATGGGCGGTATCCCCATCCGCGACAAGGAAATGGCCGTCATCGGGGGCGTAGGCACCAGCGGCACCCCATCCGCCCAGGACGACAACACCGTGAGCCAGCGCTGCTGGTCGGCCATGTACGATGCCGAGGACCCGCCGCTCGAGAGTCGGCTGGATAAATATGTAAAATTGGTGGAGGCGGCCATGGCCAGGGCGGAGGAGATGGGGCTGGCGGTGAGCGTCTGCCTGAGCGATGCCGAGGGCTGGCCGCGGGTGCTCTACCGCATGGACGGCGCCCCCTATCCCACCGCCGAGCTCGCCCGCGACAAGGCCTGGACGGCCGCCGCCTTCCGCGCGCCCAGCTCCGAGGTGACGCGCTACGGCGTGCGGGACCTTCCCGGACTGGGCATACCCACCGCCGGCTGGAACGAGCGCCTCTGCCCCGTGCCGGGCGGCCTGCCCATCTTCGACGCGGAGGGCGCGCTCACGGGCGCGATCGGGGTGGCGGGAGGGACGCCGTCCCAGGACGTCCGTATCGCCAGGGCAGCCGCCGTCTCCGCCTGA
- a CDS encoding CoA transferase subunit A: MPEKFMQEDKRMTAREAVERFVSDGDSLVIANCLYGTPYALIHEIIRQGRKNLTVFQQGGIDEIDQLILGKCVSSLIMAYNFRVAGERIETVLERALRRGEVEVEDYSNYTLLAMLQAGAMGYPFLPVMSGIRETDVYRKETICAGQKFGEVECPFTGEKVVVVKGRNPDVAVLHVQRADKAGNAQLWGALINSKWACLASSRVIVSCEQIVDRDTIMRSPHLTIVPSFRVCAVVEEPWGAHPSELLGFYDYDMIFRSLLFMQTMSEEGGKAWMDEWVYGVADRREYLQHYADRFGLKYLQELRAKPYPSIPADYGASGRRAWDENEVSFNFQLTRDEFLRALEEKGGFVNG; this comes from the coding sequence ATGCCTGAAAAATTCATGCAGGAGGACAAGCGCATGACCGCCAGGGAGGCGGTGGAGCGCTTCGTGAGCGACGGCGATTCCCTGGTCATCGCCAACTGCCTTTACGGCACACCATATGCCCTTATCCACGAGATCATCCGCCAGGGCAGGAAGAACCTCACGGTCTTCCAACAGGGGGGCATCGACGAGATCGACCAGCTCATCTTGGGAAAGTGCGTGAGCAGCCTCATCATGGCCTACAATTTCCGCGTCGCCGGCGAGAGGATAGAGACGGTGCTCGAGAGAGCCCTCCGCCGGGGCGAGGTGGAGGTGGAGGATTATTCCAACTATACCCTGCTCGCCATGTTGCAGGCGGGGGCTATGGGCTATCCCTTCTTGCCGGTGATGTCCGGCATCAGGGAGACGGACGTCTACCGCAAGGAGACCATCTGCGCGGGGCAGAAGTTCGGAGAGGTCGAATGCCCCTTCACCGGCGAGAAGGTGGTGGTGGTCAAGGGACGCAACCCCGACGTCGCCGTCCTGCACGTCCAGCGCGCCGACAAGGCGGGCAACGCCCAGCTGTGGGGGGCGTTGATCAACTCCAAGTGGGCCTGCCTGGCGTCGAGCCGCGTCATCGTCTCCTGCGAGCAGATCGTGGACAGGGATACCATCATGCGATCCCCCCATCTCACCATCGTGCCGTCGTTCCGCGTCTGCGCGGTGGTGGAGGAGCCCTGGGGAGCCCACCCCTCGGAGCTACTCGGTTTCTACGACTACGACATGATCTTCCGCAGCCTCCTCTTCATGCAGACCATGAGCGAGGAGGGCGGGAAGGCGTGGATGGATGAATGGGTTTACGGCGTCGCGGACCGGCGGGAGTATCTGCAGCACTACGCTGACCGCTTCGGCCTCAAGTACCTGCAGGAGTTGCGGGCGAAGCCCTACCCGAGCATCCCCGCCGATTACGGGGCCTCGGGAAGGCGCGCCTGGGACGAGAACGAGGTCAGCTTCAACTTCCAGCTCACGCGAGACGAGTTCCTCCGTGCCCTGGAGGAGAAAGGGGGGTTCGTCAATGGCTGA
- a CDS encoding FAD-dependent oxidoreductase: MAERVDVAVIGAGPAGLAAAIAARERGAERVLIVERAEQLGGLLPQCIHNGFGLLYFGRDMTGPEYEKAFIGRAQSLGVEARLETMVIDLDAERGITAVSRRHGYMKFKPGAVVLAMGCRERARGALGIPGTRPAGVMTAGTCQRFVNVEGYMPGSRYVILGSGDIGMIMARRLTLEGAKVEAVVEIMPWPGGLIRNEVQCLHDFGIPLLLEHTVTFIHGEERVEGVTVSRVDAERRPIAGTEKLFPCDCLLISAGLIPENELSRKAGVELDPATGGPVVDQNRQTVVPGIFAGGNVVQVHDLVDWVSWEAEAAGRSAAAYADKGRLKAATGVRVVPGKNIKYVVPQYVSGKDDVTLHMRVERPGLKATVKVGGVLWKRYRTVRPSEMIILEVKGQAMKEAGIKGELVVDCELRGGD; the protein is encoded by the coding sequence ATGGCTGAGCGGGTCGATGTCGCCGTGATCGGGGCGGGCCCGGCCGGGCTTGCCGCAGCCATCGCCGCCCGCGAGCGCGGCGCGGAGAGAGTCCTGATCGTCGAGAGGGCCGAGCAGCTGGGCGGCCTGCTCCCGCAGTGCATCCATAACGGCTTCGGGCTGCTCTACTTCGGACGGGACATGACCGGGCCGGAGTACGAGAAGGCGTTCATCGGAAGGGCGCAATCGCTGGGCGTGGAGGCGCGGCTCGAGACCATGGTCATCGACTTGGACGCGGAGCGGGGCATCACCGCCGTGAGCCGCCGGCACGGCTACATGAAGTTCAAGCCCGGCGCCGTGGTCCTGGCCATGGGCTGCCGCGAGCGTGCGCGCGGCGCCCTCGGAATACCCGGCACCAGGCCGGCCGGTGTGATGACGGCGGGCACGTGCCAGCGCTTCGTGAACGTAGAGGGATACATGCCGGGATCGCGCTACGTCATCCTGGGCTCCGGCGATATTGGCATGATCATGGCACGCCGTCTCACCCTGGAGGGAGCGAAGGTCGAGGCGGTGGTGGAGATCATGCCCTGGCCGGGCGGGCTCATCCGCAACGAAGTGCAGTGCCTGCACGACTTCGGGATTCCCCTCCTGCTCGAACACACCGTCACCTTCATCCACGGCGAGGAGAGGGTGGAGGGGGTAACGGTGTCGAGGGTGGACGCGGAGCGCCGCCCCATAGCGGGCACGGAAAAGCTCTTCCCCTGCGACTGTCTGCTCATCTCCGCCGGGCTCATCCCCGAGAACGAGCTCTCGCGCAAGGCGGGAGTGGAACTGGACCCGGCGACCGGGGGTCCGGTGGTGGACCAGAACCGGCAGACAGTTGTGCCGGGCATCTTCGCCGGTGGCAACGTGGTCCAGGTCCACGACCTCGTTGACTGGGTGAGCTGGGAGGCAGAAGCGGCGGGACGCTCCGCCGCGGCCTACGCCGATAAGGGCAGGCTCAAGGCCGCCACGGGGGTCAGGGTGGTCCCGGGTAAGAACATCAAGTACGTGGTCCCCCAGTACGTCTCGGGCAAGGACGACGTGACCCTGCACATGCGGGTGGAGCGGCCCGGCCTCAAGGCCACGGTCAAGGTGGGCGGCGTCCTGTGGAAGAGGTATCGCACCGTGCGTCCCAGCGAGATGATCATCCTGGAGGTGAAGGGGCAGGCGATGAAAGAAGCGGGGATCAAGGGAGAACTGGTGGTGGACTGCGAGCTGAGGGGAGGCGATTGA
- a CDS encoding PAS domain S-box protein → MRDGAFSPWATVTAYTGAACLVFGFLYLLSRYSYLLFHGIAEVFSVLIAWSIFIIAWNTRKTSANGYLLFLGIAYLFVGGIDLVHTLAYKGMGVFQGYQTNLPTQLWIAARYLESISLLVSPFFLRRRFKPAWAFAAYAAASVLIYLTIFIWDIFPACFVEGIGLTVFKKASEYVICAILLGALVYLYRGRERLGRKVFLMLSASILITVASELSFTLYVDPYGLFNQLGHFLKIVSFYLIYRAVVVTSLTEPYDLLYRELKESEERFRGIIENAPFGYYRVDRDGLCQYVNPVWERMHGLTLEEVVGKPFEVLRPREEPEAYDRYLEQALSGKTVSGEMSRLARDGETEHLIFSIQPVRRGGEVVAVEGFINDVTELKRAEKALRESEERYRILAENLPQVVFEIDAEGYITYVNRAGLEMFGYTNEEVARGLHVLEVIDPADRARAERDVRKILSGASSGDMREYLARRRDGSTFSCMVYSTVIRDKGGRPVGMRGILTDISERKRMEEEIIRANRELELYAEVVSHDLRGPVSVIRSAVAGMEGMLEGCDDRGAAENARKILEIMRQSSQAAQALIDDLLALAKAGQVPERISPVRVGEVVERVLRERAPEMESKGVRVERDEELGTVVADPTHIYQIFSNLIANSIAYNDNARPKLRIAYREEGSLHRYTVRDNGPGIPEGELEDIFLPLHSGGDGGTGLGLSIVHRLVTLYGGTIRAYNDGGACFEFTLRDYAGPGS, encoded by the coding sequence GTGCGGGACGGAGCGTTCTCGCCGTGGGCTACAGTCACGGCCTACACGGGCGCGGCCTGCCTGGTTTTCGGATTCCTCTACCTGCTCTCACGTTACAGCTACCTCCTCTTCCACGGCATAGCCGAGGTGTTCAGCGTGCTCATCGCCTGGAGCATCTTCATCATCGCCTGGAACACCAGGAAGACTTCAGCTAATGGATATCTGCTCTTCCTGGGGATCGCCTACCTCTTCGTGGGAGGCATCGACCTCGTCCACACCCTCGCTTACAAGGGCATGGGGGTCTTCCAGGGATACCAGACCAACCTTCCCACCCAGCTCTGGATCGCCGCCCGCTACCTGGAGAGTATCTCCCTGCTCGTCTCCCCCTTCTTCCTGCGCCGCCGGTTCAAGCCCGCCTGGGCCTTCGCCGCCTACGCCGCCGCCTCGGTCCTCATCTACCTCACCATCTTCATATGGGACATATTTCCTGCCTGCTTCGTGGAGGGAATCGGCCTGACCGTCTTCAAGAAGGCCAGCGAATACGTCATCTGCGCTATCCTGCTGGGCGCCCTCGTCTACCTCTACCGCGGCCGGGAGAGACTGGGAAGAAAGGTCTTCTTAATGCTCTCCGCCTCCATCCTGATCACCGTGGCCTCCGAGCTCTCCTTCACCCTCTACGTGGACCCTTACGGGCTCTTCAACCAGCTCGGGCATTTTCTGAAGATCGTCTCCTTCTACCTCATCTACCGCGCGGTGGTGGTGACCTCGCTGACCGAGCCCTACGATCTCCTGTACCGTGAGCTGAAAGAGAGCGAGGAACGCTTCCGCGGCATAATCGAGAACGCCCCCTTCGGCTACTACCGCGTGGATAGGGACGGGCTCTGCCAGTACGTGAACCCGGTATGGGAACGCATGCACGGGCTTACCCTCGAGGAAGTGGTGGGCAAGCCCTTCGAGGTGCTCCGTCCTCGCGAGGAGCCGGAGGCTTACGACCGGTACCTGGAACAAGCTCTCTCCGGGAAGACCGTGAGCGGCGAGATGAGCCGCCTCGCCCGGGATGGCGAAACGGAGCATCTTATCTTCAGTATTCAACCGGTCAGGCGGGGCGGCGAGGTCGTTGCCGTGGAGGGCTTCATCAACGACGTCACCGAGTTGAAGAGGGCGGAAAAGGCGCTGCGGGAATCGGAGGAAAGATACCGGATACTGGCCGAGAACCTTCCCCAGGTTGTGTTCGAGATCGATGCGGAAGGATATATCACCTACGTTAACCGCGCCGGCCTCGAGATGTTCGGATACACGAACGAGGAGGTAGCGCGCGGCCTTCATGTTCTGGAGGTCATAGATCCCGCTGACCGCGCGCGCGCCGAGCGTGACGTCAGAAAGATACTGTCAGGGGCCTCATCGGGGGACATGCGGGAATACCTGGCGCGCAGAAGGGACGGATCCACCTTTTCCTGCATGGTATATTCCACGGTCATCAGGGACAAGGGAGGCAGGCCGGTGGGGATGAGGGGCATCCTCACCGATATCAGCGAACGCAAGCGCATGGAGGAGGAGATCATCAGGGCCAACCGTGAGCTCGAGCTCTACGCGGAAGTGGTCTCCCACGACCTCCGCGGTCCAGTCTCCGTCATCCGCTCCGCGGTTGCGGGCATGGAGGGAATGCTGGAAGGGTGCGACGACCGCGGGGCGGCGGAAAACGCCAGGAAGATACTGGAGATCATGCGCCAGAGTTCGCAGGCGGCGCAGGCGCTCATCGACGACCTGCTGGCGCTGGCCAAGGCGGGGCAGGTGCCGGAGAGGATATCCCCCGTGAGGGTGGGCGAGGTGGTGGAGAGGGTGCTGCGGGAAAGGGCGCCGGAGATGGAAAGCAAAGGAGTACGGGTGGAGCGGGATGAGGAGCTGGGCACGGTGGTGGCGGACCCCACGCACATATACCAGATATTCTCTAATCTTATCGCCAATTCTATCGCCTACAACGACAACGCGCGACCAAAACTGCGTATAGCCTACCGCGAGGAGGGCAGCCTCCACCGCTATACGGTGAGAGACAACGGACCCGGCATCCCCGAGGGGGAGCTCGAGGACATCTTCCTTCCACTCCACAGCGGAGGGGACGGGGGTACCGGGCTGGGCCTCTCCATCGTGCACCGCCTGGTCACCCTCTACGGGGGCACCATCCGCGCCTACAACGACGGGGGAGCCTGCTTCGAGTTCACCCTGCGCGACTACGCCGGACCGGGATCTTGA
- a CDS encoding FAD-dependent oxidoreductase, with product MPVMETEVLIIGAGVLGAATARELSRYKVDVTLVEKNVDVGWGITKANVGVVCQGRDTLEFRPEYHRTRLLWRALPLMEPLCRELDVPFKKVGAYLMIRDMTKKEKLDKLARRTESLGLGSDTYYPYPELKEREPHISPEIKGGLYDHAIAVVHPVYLTQALVENAVANGVRLMLETEVEDIEAGHTEFRVRTNRGEIKARYVINAAGEWVDRIAAMVNADDFVLFPIKGYVGVLDRNCSELAGSLLAVLPEEPGDMNIVVPTVEGNLLFGIQLQINRRHDRSTTALMARRAIENARKIIPEISEKDVINSFCGYLMFRNFEIGWHECEVAMSARVPRFINMTIGYPGVSASPGAALEVLDILRKDGLALEPNPKFNPYRKDIPDFSMLSEKERKALIRKDPRYGHVVCRCETVTEGEIVEAIRRGATTLDGVKFRVRPGTGRCQGGFCGPRVARILARELGIPETEVTKAGGASQQVPLRTKQLLEEGGGDG from the coding sequence ATGCCCGTAATGGAAACCGAGGTCCTCATCATCGGCGCGGGGGTGCTCGGCGCCGCCACCGCACGTGAGCTCTCCAGGTACAAGGTGGATGTCACGTTGGTGGAGAAGAACGTCGACGTGGGCTGGGGGATCACCAAGGCCAACGTCGGCGTGGTCTGCCAGGGAAGGGACACCCTGGAGTTCCGGCCCGAGTATCACCGCACCAGGCTTCTGTGGCGGGCGCTTCCCCTCATGGAGCCGCTGTGCAGGGAGCTCGACGTGCCCTTCAAGAAGGTGGGCGCGTACCTCATGATCCGGGACATGACCAAGAAAGAGAAGCTGGATAAACTGGCCCGGCGCACCGAGAGCCTGGGCCTGGGCTCCGACACCTACTATCCCTATCCGGAGTTGAAGGAGAGGGAACCCCATATATCCCCCGAGATAAAGGGCGGTCTCTACGACCATGCCATAGCCGTGGTCCATCCCGTCTACCTCACCCAGGCGCTGGTGGAAAACGCCGTAGCCAACGGGGTCCGGCTGATGCTGGAGACGGAGGTGGAGGACATAGAGGCCGGCCATACCGAGTTCAGGGTGCGCACGAACCGGGGCGAGATCAAGGCGCGTTACGTCATCAACGCGGCGGGGGAATGGGTGGACAGGATCGCGGCCATGGTCAACGCGGACGACTTCGTCCTCTTCCCCATCAAGGGCTACGTGGGCGTGCTCGACCGCAACTGCTCCGAACTGGCCGGGAGCCTGCTGGCGGTGCTGCCCGAGGAGCCGGGGGATATGAACATCGTGGTGCCCACCGTGGAGGGAAACCTTCTCTTCGGCATCCAGCTGCAGATCAATCGGCGCCACGACCGCTCCACCACCGCGCTCATGGCGCGCCGGGCTATCGAAAACGCGCGCAAGATCATCCCCGAGATCTCGGAGAAGGATGTCATCAACTCCTTCTGCGGCTACCTCATGTTCCGGAACTTCGAGATCGGCTGGCACGAGTGCGAGGTGGCCATGTCGGCACGCGTGCCCCGCTTCATCAACATGACCATCGGTTACCCCGGGGTCAGCGCCAGCCCGGGGGCTGCCCTGGAGGTGCTGGATATACTCCGGAAAGACGGCCTCGCGCTGGAACCGAACCCGAAGTTCAACCCCTACCGCAAGGACATCCCCGACTTCAGCATGCTCTCCGAGAAGGAGAGAAAGGCCTTGATAAGGAAGGACCCGCGCTACGGCCACGTGGTCTGCCGCTGCGAGACGGTGACGGAGGGAGAGATCGTGGAGGCCATCAGGCGCGGGGCCACCACCCTGGACGGGGTCAAGTTCAGGGTCCGCCCCGGAACCGGCCGCTGCCAGGGCGGTTTCTGCGGTCCGCGCGTGGCGCGCATACTCGCCCGCGAGCTGGGCATCCCCGAGACCGAGGTGACCAAGGCGGGAGGGGCTTCGCAACAGGTGCCCCTGCGGACCAAGCAGCTTCTGGAGGAAGGAGGCGGAGATGGCTGA
- a CDS encoding amidohydrolase → MKIIDCLCNLPTKEAVIDQITGLPPQMSEYLRRIYGPRVAPMLGLEAEELARAKEEMSEEELYRFLEPRVEPLAQTEEQFIAMLDSWGVEVAVLYNMDEETVAGVKGLSNDYFAEVVSRHPNRLRCFAGIDPHKGMDAVREVERCVKELGLTGVAMRPFMQGIPADHRKFYPIYAKCVELGVPVWLHQSVSFASLPMFVEHPSHLDQVALDFPELKIIAGHGGWPWTAELVAVAWRHPNVYVDFASMRPRYVGRHNTGWEPLVEYGNTILSDRVIFGSTWLFMGMSVPELVEEIRQMPLREGVLEKWLYHNAANLLGL, encoded by the coding sequence TTGAAGATCATCGACTGCCTGTGCAACCTGCCGACCAAGGAGGCCGTTATAGACCAGATAACCGGCCTCCCTCCTCAGATGTCCGAGTACCTCCGCAGGATCTACGGGCCGCGCGTCGCCCCCATGCTGGGCTTGGAGGCCGAGGAACTGGCGCGGGCCAAGGAGGAGATGAGCGAGGAGGAGCTCTACCGTTTCCTGGAACCGCGGGTGGAGCCGCTGGCGCAGACGGAAGAGCAGTTCATCGCCATGCTCGACTCCTGGGGGGTGGAGGTGGCGGTGCTCTACAACATGGACGAGGAGACGGTGGCCGGAGTAAAAGGCCTCTCCAACGATTACTTCGCCGAGGTGGTGAGCCGCCACCCGAATCGCCTGCGCTGCTTCGCGGGCATCGATCCTCACAAGGGCATGGACGCGGTGCGCGAGGTGGAGCGCTGCGTGAAGGAGCTGGGCCTCACCGGCGTGGCCATGCGCCCCTTCATGCAGGGGATCCCCGCCGATCACCGCAAGTTTTATCCCATCTACGCCAAGTGCGTGGAGCTCGGGGTGCCGGTGTGGCTGCACCAGTCGGTGAGCTTCGCCAGCCTGCCCATGTTCGTCGAGCACCCCTCGCACCTCGACCAGGTAGCGCTGGATTTCCCGGAGCTCAAGATCATCGCGGGGCATGGCGGCTGGCCCTGGACGGCGGAACTGGTGGCGGTGGCCTGGCGCCATCCCAACGTGTACGTCGATTTCGCCTCCATGCGCCCGCGCTACGTGGGGAGGCACAACACCGGCTGGGAGCCCCTGGTGGAATATGGCAACACCATACTGTCGGACCGCGTGATCTTCGGTTCCACTTGGCTCTTCATGGGCATGAGCGTCCCGGAACTGGTGGAGGAGATAAGGCAGATGCCGCTTCGCGAGGGCGTCCTGGAGAAGTGGCTCTATCACAACGCCGCCAACCTCCTCGGATTATAG
- a CDS encoding TetR/AcrR family transcriptional regulator, which yields MEETEPSSKGEKTRRRIVGHATLLMYEKGYNRTTVDEVIAAAGVTKGSFYFHFSSKEELGYAVIESASEHILGRLRGFLDRPDLTPYGRIEGMLEEIQGIVESADCSRGCILGNLALETGNTHRGFRERIARAFRDWSELIAGELEEMKRAGELPPDFDCSAYAGFAVSALEGGIMISKVTRDPAPMRNSVALILEQLGDLAGRGSTSPRARPRGKGRR from the coding sequence TTGGAGGAGACCGAGCCCTCGTCCAAGGGCGAGAAAACGCGCCGGCGCATCGTCGGCCACGCCACCCTGCTCATGTACGAGAAGGGCTATAACCGCACCACCGTGGACGAGGTCATCGCCGCGGCGGGGGTGACCAAGGGGAGTTTCTATTTCCACTTCTCCTCCAAGGAGGAATTGGGGTACGCGGTGATCGAGAGCGCCTCCGAGCATATCCTGGGCCGGCTGCGGGGATTCCTCGACCGCCCGGACCTCACCCCCTACGGGCGCATCGAGGGTATGCTCGAGGAGATCCAGGGCATCGTGGAGTCCGCCGACTGCTCCCGCGGCTGTATCCTCGGCAACCTCGCCCTCGAGACCGGCAACACCCACCGGGGATTCCGGGAGCGGATCGCCCGGGCCTTCCGGGACTGGTCGGAGCTGATCGCGGGCGAGCTGGAGGAGATGAAGCGGGCGGGAGAGCTTCCTCCCGACTTCGACTGCTCCGCCTATGCCGGTTTCGCGGTCAGCGCCCTGGAGGGCGGGATCATGATCAGCAAGGTGACCCGGGACCCGGCCCCCATGCGCAACAGCGTGGCGCTCATCCTCGAGCAGCTCGGGGATCTCGCGGGGCGCGGGAGCACGAGCCCGCGGGCCCGTCCCCGCGGGAAGGGGCGGCGGTAA